The following proteins come from a genomic window of Nymphalis io chromosome 6, ilAglIoxx1.1, whole genome shotgun sequence:
- the LOC126768910 gene encoding fatty-acid amide hydrolase 2-B-like isoform X2 has protein sequence MENLINFPVSCFNVGLNVITRVFLIVISAGVYQGFIIAEVLLNNSNVWYPKCLAKAVELIQESISRITLIVLRKSTTKVVMLNGFMRWFLRFLVSLLAIGVHPLTYLLNIKRNRKCPPPTNPLLFKSATTLAMMIRNKQITSEELVTAYIERCKEVNPYLNAIVEPRYDLAIKEAKCIDKMIASNDRSSEELAKEYPLLGIPMTVKESIAVEGMSNDSGTVFPYRNPAKKDADIVRRARAAGAIPIAVTNTPQLCMNWETYNNVTGLTMNPYDQRRTTGGSSGGESALIASAASIIGVGSDIAGSLRLPPMFNGIFGHKPSPKLVSIEGHVPDCLDPEFEEFFALGPITRYAEDLPLLLKVLRQSSGPDVPLDKPVDLTRLKFYYMEGDGSNVTDKIGSDIKMALEKAKAYIKSTYNVEVKELKIANIEHMWEISVRVLFKINHVRNIYTDPEKRDQLISMWPEVLKKMMGLSSHSLTCIAYGPAKKFFDALPKNYYKKLLEVFEEIKTDFNEALSDDAVLLFPTFPYPAHLHYRIFYKFLNCGYLTIFNALGLPATACPIGLTDKGLPVGLQIVANKCNDHLTIAVAKEFEKAFGGWTPPNKELLNSIKTA, from the exons ATggagaatttaattaatttcccgGTGTCGTGTTTTAATGTTGGGCTGAATGTAATTACAAGGGTGTTTTTAATCGTTATAAGTGCCGGTGTTTATCAGGGATTCATTATAGCTGAAGTTTTACTGAATAATTCGAATGTGTGGTACCCAAAATGCTTAGCTAAAGCTGTGGAACTCATTCAAGAAAGTATATCGAGAATAACATTGATTGTTTTACGAAAAAGCACAACTAAG gtaGTCATGTTGAACGGATTTATGAGGTGGTTCCTGCGTTTCTTAGTATCCCTGCTGGCAATAGGCGTGCACCCTTTAACATATTTACTAAACATCAAAAGAAATAGAAAATGTCCGCCACCAACAAACCCTTTACTATTCAAATCGGCTACCACACTGGCAATGATGATCAGAAACAAACAG ATTACATCAGAAGAATTAGTAACAGCGTACATCGAACGTTGTAAAGAAGTCAATCCGTATTTGAACGCTATAGTTGAGCCTCGATACGACTTAGCCATAAAGGAAGCGAAGTGTATAGACAAAATGATAGCATCCAATGACCGTTCAAGCGAGGAATTAGCTAAGGAATATCCTTTACTTGGCATTCCTATGACTGTTAAAGAAAGTATAGCAGTAGAAg gCATGAGTAATGATAGTGGTACGGTGTTTCCATATAGGAATCCAGCTAAAAAGGACGCAGATATAGTCCGTAGAGCCAGAGCAGCCGGTGCGATACCAATTGCTGTGACAAATACGCCACAGCTATGTATGAATTGGGAAACTTACAACAATGTCACAGGTTTGACTATGAACCCTTACGACCAGAGACGTACAACGGGAGGGTCATCTGGTGGAGAA TCAGCGTTAATAGCTTCAGCGGCTTCTATAATAGGAGTGGGTTCGGATATCGCAGGATCATTACGACTACCACCAATGTTCAATGGTATATTTGGTCATAAGCCTTCACCGAAACTTGTATCTATTGAAG GTCATGTACCAGACTGCCTTGATCCAGAATTTGAGGAATTCTTTGCACTAGGACCTATTACACGATACGCGGAAGATTTACCTCTGCTTTTAAAAGTTTTGAGACAATCCTCTGGTCCAGATGTGCCATTGGATAAACcg GTAGATCTTACAcgtctaaaattttattacatggaAGGCGATGGCAGTAATGTTACTGACAAAATTGGATCAGACATAAAAATGGCTTTGGAAAAAGCTAAAGCTTACATTAAATCTACCTATAACGTAGAAGTTAAAGAG CTAAAAATAGCAAATATAGAGCACATGTGGGAAATAAGCGTAAGAGTACTTTTCAAGATAAATCACGTACGAAACATCTACACAGATCCAGAGAAACGGGACCAGCTGATATCGATGTGGCCGGAAGTCTTAAAGAAGATGATGGGTTTGTCCAGTCACTCCTTAACGTGTATCGCTTATGGACCCGCAAAGAAATTCTTCGATGCTTTAccaaagaattattataaaaaacttttagaaGTCTTTGAAGAAATTAAGACTGATTTTAAT GAAGCTTTATCTGACGATGCAGTGTTATTGTTTCCAACGTTCCCATATCCGGCACATTTACACTACaggatattttacaaatttttaaattgtggATATCTGACGATATTCAACGCTTTAGGGCTACCCGCTACGGCTTGTCCTATTGGGCTCACAGATAAGGGTCTGCCCGTAGGCTTGCAAATTGTTGCGAATAAATGTAATGATCATTTAACGATAGCTGTTGCCAAGGAATTCGAAAAAGCATTCGGAGGATGGACGCCGCCTAATAAGGAACTATTAAACAGCATTAAAACTGCGTAA
- the LOC126768910 gene encoding fatty-acid amide hydrolase 2-B-like isoform X1, with product MENLINFPVSCFNVGLNVITRVFLIVISAGVYQGFIIAEVLLNNSNVWYPKCLAKAVELIQESISRITLIVLRKSTTKGRKEPEKQKLSPKPKRHLKIDPEVVMLNGFMRWFLRFLVSLLAIGVHPLTYLLNIKRNRKCPPPTNPLLFKSATTLAMMIRNKQITSEELVTAYIERCKEVNPYLNAIVEPRYDLAIKEAKCIDKMIASNDRSSEELAKEYPLLGIPMTVKESIAVEGMSNDSGTVFPYRNPAKKDADIVRRARAAGAIPIAVTNTPQLCMNWETYNNVTGLTMNPYDQRRTTGGSSGGESALIASAASIIGVGSDIAGSLRLPPMFNGIFGHKPSPKLVSIEGHVPDCLDPEFEEFFALGPITRYAEDLPLLLKVLRQSSGPDVPLDKPVDLTRLKFYYMEGDGSNVTDKIGSDIKMALEKAKAYIKSTYNVEVKELKIANIEHMWEISVRVLFKINHVRNIYTDPEKRDQLISMWPEVLKKMMGLSSHSLTCIAYGPAKKFFDALPKNYYKKLLEVFEEIKTDFNEALSDDAVLLFPTFPYPAHLHYRIFYKFLNCGYLTIFNALGLPATACPIGLTDKGLPVGLQIVANKCNDHLTIAVAKEFEKAFGGWTPPNKELLNSIKTA from the exons ATggagaatttaattaatttcccgGTGTCGTGTTTTAATGTTGGGCTGAATGTAATTACAAGGGTGTTTTTAATCGTTATAAGTGCCGGTGTTTATCAGGGATTCATTATAGCTGAAGTTTTACTGAATAATTCGAATGTGTGGTACCCAAAATGCTTAGCTAAAGCTGTGGAACTCATTCAAGAAAGTATATCGAGAATAACATTGATTGTTTTACGAAAAAGCACAACTAAG GGTCGCAAGGAGCCCGAGAAACAGAAATTGAGCCCGAAACCGAAGCGCCATCTGAAAATAGATCCTGAG gtaGTCATGTTGAACGGATTTATGAGGTGGTTCCTGCGTTTCTTAGTATCCCTGCTGGCAATAGGCGTGCACCCTTTAACATATTTACTAAACATCAAAAGAAATAGAAAATGTCCGCCACCAACAAACCCTTTACTATTCAAATCGGCTACCACACTGGCAATGATGATCAGAAACAAACAG ATTACATCAGAAGAATTAGTAACAGCGTACATCGAACGTTGTAAAGAAGTCAATCCGTATTTGAACGCTATAGTTGAGCCTCGATACGACTTAGCCATAAAGGAAGCGAAGTGTATAGACAAAATGATAGCATCCAATGACCGTTCAAGCGAGGAATTAGCTAAGGAATATCCTTTACTTGGCATTCCTATGACTGTTAAAGAAAGTATAGCAGTAGAAg gCATGAGTAATGATAGTGGTACGGTGTTTCCATATAGGAATCCAGCTAAAAAGGACGCAGATATAGTCCGTAGAGCCAGAGCAGCCGGTGCGATACCAATTGCTGTGACAAATACGCCACAGCTATGTATGAATTGGGAAACTTACAACAATGTCACAGGTTTGACTATGAACCCTTACGACCAGAGACGTACAACGGGAGGGTCATCTGGTGGAGAA TCAGCGTTAATAGCTTCAGCGGCTTCTATAATAGGAGTGGGTTCGGATATCGCAGGATCATTACGACTACCACCAATGTTCAATGGTATATTTGGTCATAAGCCTTCACCGAAACTTGTATCTATTGAAG GTCATGTACCAGACTGCCTTGATCCAGAATTTGAGGAATTCTTTGCACTAGGACCTATTACACGATACGCGGAAGATTTACCTCTGCTTTTAAAAGTTTTGAGACAATCCTCTGGTCCAGATGTGCCATTGGATAAACcg GTAGATCTTACAcgtctaaaattttattacatggaAGGCGATGGCAGTAATGTTACTGACAAAATTGGATCAGACATAAAAATGGCTTTGGAAAAAGCTAAAGCTTACATTAAATCTACCTATAACGTAGAAGTTAAAGAG CTAAAAATAGCAAATATAGAGCACATGTGGGAAATAAGCGTAAGAGTACTTTTCAAGATAAATCACGTACGAAACATCTACACAGATCCAGAGAAACGGGACCAGCTGATATCGATGTGGCCGGAAGTCTTAAAGAAGATGATGGGTTTGTCCAGTCACTCCTTAACGTGTATCGCTTATGGACCCGCAAAGAAATTCTTCGATGCTTTAccaaagaattattataaaaaacttttagaaGTCTTTGAAGAAATTAAGACTGATTTTAAT GAAGCTTTATCTGACGATGCAGTGTTATTGTTTCCAACGTTCCCATATCCGGCACATTTACACTACaggatattttacaaatttttaaattgtggATATCTGACGATATTCAACGCTTTAGGGCTACCCGCTACGGCTTGTCCTATTGGGCTCACAGATAAGGGTCTGCCCGTAGGCTTGCAAATTGTTGCGAATAAATGTAATGATCATTTAACGATAGCTGTTGCCAAGGAATTCGAAAAAGCATTCGGAGGATGGACGCCGCCTAATAAGGAACTATTAAACAGCATTAAAACTGCGTAA
- the LOC126768910 gene encoding fatty-acid amide hydrolase 2-B-like isoform X3, whose protein sequence is MLNGFMRWFLRFLVSLLAIGVHPLTYLLNIKRNRKCPPPTNPLLFKSATTLAMMIRNKQITSEELVTAYIERCKEVNPYLNAIVEPRYDLAIKEAKCIDKMIASNDRSSEELAKEYPLLGIPMTVKESIAVEGMSNDSGTVFPYRNPAKKDADIVRRARAAGAIPIAVTNTPQLCMNWETYNNVTGLTMNPYDQRRTTGGSSGGESALIASAASIIGVGSDIAGSLRLPPMFNGIFGHKPSPKLVSIEGHVPDCLDPEFEEFFALGPITRYAEDLPLLLKVLRQSSGPDVPLDKPVDLTRLKFYYMEGDGSNVTDKIGSDIKMALEKAKAYIKSTYNVEVKELKIANIEHMWEISVRVLFKINHVRNIYTDPEKRDQLISMWPEVLKKMMGLSSHSLTCIAYGPAKKFFDALPKNYYKKLLEVFEEIKTDFNEALSDDAVLLFPTFPYPAHLHYRIFYKFLNCGYLTIFNALGLPATACPIGLTDKGLPVGLQIVANKCNDHLTIAVAKEFEKAFGGWTPPNKELLNSIKTA, encoded by the exons ATGTTGAACGGATTTATGAGGTGGTTCCTGCGTTTCTTAGTATCCCTGCTGGCAATAGGCGTGCACCCTTTAACATATTTACTAAACATCAAAAGAAATAGAAAATGTCCGCCACCAACAAACCCTTTACTATTCAAATCGGCTACCACACTGGCAATGATGATCAGAAACAAACAG ATTACATCAGAAGAATTAGTAACAGCGTACATCGAACGTTGTAAAGAAGTCAATCCGTATTTGAACGCTATAGTTGAGCCTCGATACGACTTAGCCATAAAGGAAGCGAAGTGTATAGACAAAATGATAGCATCCAATGACCGTTCAAGCGAGGAATTAGCTAAGGAATATCCTTTACTTGGCATTCCTATGACTGTTAAAGAAAGTATAGCAGTAGAAg gCATGAGTAATGATAGTGGTACGGTGTTTCCATATAGGAATCCAGCTAAAAAGGACGCAGATATAGTCCGTAGAGCCAGAGCAGCCGGTGCGATACCAATTGCTGTGACAAATACGCCACAGCTATGTATGAATTGGGAAACTTACAACAATGTCACAGGTTTGACTATGAACCCTTACGACCAGAGACGTACAACGGGAGGGTCATCTGGTGGAGAA TCAGCGTTAATAGCTTCAGCGGCTTCTATAATAGGAGTGGGTTCGGATATCGCAGGATCATTACGACTACCACCAATGTTCAATGGTATATTTGGTCATAAGCCTTCACCGAAACTTGTATCTATTGAAG GTCATGTACCAGACTGCCTTGATCCAGAATTTGAGGAATTCTTTGCACTAGGACCTATTACACGATACGCGGAAGATTTACCTCTGCTTTTAAAAGTTTTGAGACAATCCTCTGGTCCAGATGTGCCATTGGATAAACcg GTAGATCTTACAcgtctaaaattttattacatggaAGGCGATGGCAGTAATGTTACTGACAAAATTGGATCAGACATAAAAATGGCTTTGGAAAAAGCTAAAGCTTACATTAAATCTACCTATAACGTAGAAGTTAAAGAG CTAAAAATAGCAAATATAGAGCACATGTGGGAAATAAGCGTAAGAGTACTTTTCAAGATAAATCACGTACGAAACATCTACACAGATCCAGAGAAACGGGACCAGCTGATATCGATGTGGCCGGAAGTCTTAAAGAAGATGATGGGTTTGTCCAGTCACTCCTTAACGTGTATCGCTTATGGACCCGCAAAGAAATTCTTCGATGCTTTAccaaagaattattataaaaaacttttagaaGTCTTTGAAGAAATTAAGACTGATTTTAAT GAAGCTTTATCTGACGATGCAGTGTTATTGTTTCCAACGTTCCCATATCCGGCACATTTACACTACaggatattttacaaatttttaaattgtggATATCTGACGATATTCAACGCTTTAGGGCTACCCGCTACGGCTTGTCCTATTGGGCTCACAGATAAGGGTCTGCCCGTAGGCTTGCAAATTGTTGCGAATAAATGTAATGATCATTTAACGATAGCTGTTGCCAAGGAATTCGAAAAAGCATTCGGAGGATGGACGCCGCCTAATAAGGAACTATTAAACAGCATTAAAACTGCGTAA
- the LOC126769229 gene encoding uncharacterized protein LOC126769229 has protein sequence MVLASVPLGYVSVHQTNTDTLTLPDAYHPPIYIVAVRKLEANNSISSSEQDIRFDPSTFWGYEASKRNKGKKRRPILNNGKSIPDSEWSLSLADVELALEKLKPKRSTGPDGIPPYIIKDCRSVFASPLLYIKDVNLCCTSLICVSQPVGTQMCGKSHVWFWYLRIISEQTVFGKLFESILHRLISVQVEIQLSDAQHGFRVGRSTTSNLLSFYSYAAMGVDRGFQVDTAYFDFRKAFDTVDNDLLLRKFAAAGFTPALLQIFSCYLRRQYVQFNGQWFSGISKGSNLGSLEFLIFINDLPDAVSAAHSLLFADNLKLFLKIKMPSNCYMLQKDVQNVEEWSKRNRLMFNDEKCSIISFTRANIPFKYDYRLTDVVLGRLSTIKDLGVLLSDKLSFTDHVYNITKTAYKYLGFVLRQSKNLESVAAVKILYNCFVRSTLESNSVIWSLHKGYHFQSLSLRANIVERSCQIHSRSSTQAICGAWLSIGTGERDTFDTRVDFAQWCPGLEFKPRLV, from the exons ATGGTTCTGGCCAGTGTGCCGTTGGGATATGTCTCTGTGCACCAGACCAACACGGATACACTCACACTGCCAGACGCTTACCATCCTCCTATTTATATAGTAGCTGTCCGCAAGCTAGAGGCAAACAATAGTATTTCGTCAAGTGAACAG GATATACGATTTGATCCGTCGACGTTTTGGGGCTATGAAGCGTCAAAACGTAATAAAGGGAAAAAACGgagacctattttaaataatgggaAATCAATACCAGACAGCGAAT GGTCTTTGAGTCTGGCTGATGTGGAGCTAGCTCTTGAAAAACTCAAACCAAAAAGGTCCACTGGTCCAGACGGCATTCCGCCGTACATCATTAAAGATTGTCGGTCAGTGTTTGCTTCCCCTTTGTTGTACATTAAAGATGTAAACCTTTGTTGTACATCTTTAATTTGTGTCTCACAACCTGTCGGTACCCAGATGTGTGGAAAATCACACGTGTGGTTCTGGTACCTAAGAATAATTTCGGAACAAACAGTATTTGGCAAGTTGTTTGAAAGTATCTTACATCGCTTGATAAGTGTACAGGTTGAGATCCAACTGTCTGATGCTCAGCACGGATTCAGAGTTGGTCGTTCGACTACGAGTaacttattatcattttactcATACGCTGCTATGGGGGTGGATAGAGGCTTTCAAGTTGACACTGCATATTTTGATTTCCGGAAGGCGTTTGATACGGTCGATAACGACTTATTGCTCCGTAAATTTGCAGCCGCCGGATTTACTCCTGCCTTGTTACAAATATTCTCCTGCTACCTGCGGAGGCAGTATGTGCAGTTTAATGGACAATGGTTTTCCGGAATAAGTAAAGGTTCCAATTTAGGGTCTCTTGAGTTTCTGATTTTTATTAACGATTTGCCTGATGCCGTTAGTGCAGCTCATAGTTTGTTATTTGcagataatttgaaattattcttaaaaatcaaaatgccATCGAATTGCTATATGTTACAAAAAGACGTCCAAAATGTTGAAGAATGGAGTAAGCGGAATAGGCTTATGTTTAATGATGAAAagtgctctataatatcattCACGCGCGCAAACATTCCATTCAAGTACGACTATCGTTTAACCGACGTTGTTTTAGGGCGACTATCTACTATCAAAGACTTAGGAGTCTTGCTGAGTGATAAACTGAGCTTTACCGACCatgtttacaatattactaAAACGGCATACAAATACCTAGGTTTTGTtttgaggcagtcaaaaaacCTTGAAAGTGTTGCTGCGGTCAAAATTTTGTACAACTGTTTCGTCAGAAGCACGTTAGAAAGTAACTCAGTTATTTGGAGTCTACATAAG GGGTACCATTTTCAATCCCTCAGTCTTAGAGCTAATATCGTTGAACGTTCCTGTCAAATACACTCGCGCTCGTCGACACAAGCTATTTGCGGTGCCTGGCTGTCGATTGGTACTGGTGAGCGAGACACCTTTGATACGCGCGTTGACTTTGCTCAATGGTGTCCTGGCCTGGAATTCAAGCCTCGACTTGTTTAA